A window of Pararhodobacter sp. genomic DNA:
TTCAACTGGTTGCCAAAGTTCTTCGGGTTGCCCAGATAGACCTCGGCCCGAATGCCCGCGCGCCGCAACTCGCCGACCATCGCCTGATATTCGGCCATGCGCGCCTTATCCATCACCGTCACCACCACCGGGCCTTGCACAGTTTCCGCGCCGCGCCCCTTGGCGGTCAGCGCCGCCAGCAAGCGATCCACACCAATGGACACCCCGGTCGCCGGCACCACCTGCCCGGTAAAGCGCTTGACCAGATCGTCATAGCGCCCACCCCCGGCAACCGAGCCAAACTGCTTTTTGCGCCCCTTCTCGTCGAGGATTTCGAACGTCAATTCCGCCTCATACACCGGCCCGGTATAATAGCCCAAACCGCGCACCACCGAGGGGTCAATGACGATCCGGTCGGGCCCGTATCCCTGCGCCTCCAGCAACCGCGCCATCTCCTCCAACTCCGCGACACCCTCAGCGCCGATCACCGAGGCCCCGACCAACCCGCGCAACACCGCGCAGGTTTCGGCCCCGCTGTCACGCCGCGCCGCGGTGAACGCCAGCACGATATCCGCCGCCGCATCCGGCAACCCCGCGCCCTTGGTGAAATCGCCGCTCTCATCCTTGCGCCCCGCGCCCAGCAAGGCCCGCACGCCCTCCTCGCCCAGCCGGTCCAGCTTGTCGATGGCGCGCAACACGATGCCGCGCTCCTCCGCGAACCGCTCTGGCTCGGACGGGTCCAACACCCCCGCCGCCTCCATCACCCCGTTGAGCACCTTGCGGTTGTTGATCCGCACGACATAGTCGCCGCCGAGCCCCAGATCCTCGAACACATCCGACAGCATCGCGCAAATCTCGGCATCCGCCGCGACCGTCGAGGCCCCCACCGTATCCGCATCACACTGATAAAACTGCCGAAACCGCCCCGGCCCCGGCTTTTCATTGCGCCACACCGGCCCCATCGCATAACGACGGTAAGGCGAGGGCAGATCATTGCGATACTGCGCCGCCACCCGCGCCAAAGGCGCCGTCAGGTCATAGCGCAGCGCCAGCCAATCCTTGTCATCCTCCTCTTGCCAGGCAAAAACCCCGGCATTCGGGCGATCCACATCCGGCAGGAATTTGCCAAGCGCCTCAACGGTTTCCACGGCGCTGGTCTCCAGCGGATCAAAGCCATAGCGATGATACACCGCCGCGATCCGCGCCAACATCTCGTTGCGCGCAGTGACCTCGGGGCCAAAATAATCGCGAAACCCCTTGGGGGTCTCGGCACGGGTGCGGCGGGGGGCTTTGGCTTTGCTCATGGATCCGGTCCTGAAACTGTCGCGCGTGGTCTAGCCCAAGCGCCCCGAAGGGGCAAGAACCCGCCGTAAAACCCAGATTGACGCCTTGCTTTTGCCGCGCCATTGTACCCCGATGACCGACCGCATCGCCCAGCTCGAAGAAAAAAATCGCCCACCTCACCCGCACGGTCGAGGATCTGTCCGATATCGTGCGCGACCAAGGCACCCTCCTTGACGCCATCACCCGCCGCACCCGCGCCCTGATGGAGCGCGAGGCCGAACGCGAGGCCGACAGCGGCACCGCCGTCCCCCTCGCCGATCAACGCCCACCCCACTGGTAGCGCCCC
This region includes:
- the hisS gene encoding histidine--tRNA ligase yields the protein MSKAKAPRRTRAETPKGFRDYFGPEVTARNEMLARIAAVYHRYGFDPLETSAVETVEALGKFLPDVDRPNAGVFAWQEEDDKDWLALRYDLTAPLARVAAQYRNDLPSPYRRYAMGPVWRNEKPGPGRFRQFYQCDADTVGASTVAADAEICAMLSDVFEDLGLGGDYVVRINNRKVLNGVMEAAGVLDPSEPERFAEERGIVLRAIDKLDRLGEEGVRALLGAGRKDESGDFTKGAGLPDAAADIVLAFTAARRDSGAETCAVLRGLVGASVIGAEGVAELEEMARLLEAQGYGPDRIVIDPSVVRGLGYYTGPVYEAELTFEILDEKGRKKQFGSVAGGGRYDDLVKRFTGQVVPATGVSIGVDRLLAALTAKGRGAETVQGPVVVTVMDKARMAEYQAMVGELRRAGIRAEVYLGNPKNFGNQLKYADKRGSPVAIIQGSDEAAAGVIQVKNLILGAKIAESASLEEWKARPAQVEVARADLVKTVQAMLDDPL